One region of Solea senegalensis isolate Sse05_10M linkage group LG14, IFAPA_SoseM_1, whole genome shotgun sequence genomic DNA includes:
- the tmem161a gene encoding transmembrane protein 161A, producing MALMGIQLVVSLLAASIMQRMAPHYSFARWLLCNGSLFRFKHPSEGELCALAGKQMPKQNKRDRRQNGENKPLTVPKDIDLHLEKAPVNAIDALVLRFFLEYQWLIDFAVYAMGVFLFTECYCSVVDATKEVNIGSIWCVLTVLFSLKTLHTLMSHYFRSEEGGERSVCLAFGFLSLLVAMLVLVVREDYLEFGLESGFSSLFDNFEVFARQQGYAEWSVPVTKLTLKLGLAAVCAYIGALLAFPGLRVAQSHLDAVQMNSHRPIIQILLHISFLSPVIILLLWVKPIARDFLANAPMGKTSITLVPSAVFDSVRLWIIVGLCVLRLALTRYHLQAYLNLSQKWVEQMKKEAGRIAAIDIQRKVTRVFCYLTVVTLQYLVPTLLILFSTLALKALGDFSWGMGAEETPGVTPALVIPTAAPVVSNSFDEDEEGVEDMEEDIQATVAHLSATFSALRAVLTPLFFRGFFAFLTWWVAACQVISSLFGIYFHQYLMHN from the exons ATG GCGCTGATGGGGATACAGTTAGTAGTCAGCTTGCTGGCTGCTAGCATTATGCAGAGGATGGCTCCACATTACTCATTTGCACGGTGGCTCCTCTGTAATGGCAG TTTATTCCGGTTCAAACATCCATCAGAAGGGGAGCTGTGTGCGCTGGCAGGGAAGCAGATGCCCAAACAGAACAAGAGAGACAG GAGACAAAATGGGGAAAACAAGCCTCTCACTGTGCCCAAAGACATCGACCTTCACCTGGAAAAAGCTCCTGTCAACGCCATTGATGCTCTCG TGCTGCGATTCTTCCTGGAGTACCAGTGGCTGATAGATTTTGCAGTCTATGCAATGGGTGTCTTCCTGTTCACCGAGTGTTACTGCAGTGTGGTAGATGCCACCAAAGAAGTCAATATCGGCTCCATCTGGTGTGTTTTGACTGTGCTCTTCAGTCT AAAGACCCTTCACACTCTGATGAGTCACTACTTCCGCTCCGAAGAAGGCGGTGAGCGGTCGGTGTGTCTTGCCTTtggctttctctctctgcttgtggccatgctggtgctggtggtcAGAGAAGACTACCTGGAGTTCGGCCTGGAGTCGGGCTTTTCCAGCCTCTTTGACAACTTTGAGGTCTTTGCCAGACAGCAGGGATACGCCGAGTGGTC agTCCCAGTAACCAAGCTCACACTGAAGCTTGGTCTCGCCGCAGTCTGTGCATACATCGGTGCTTTGTTGGCCTTCCCTGGACTGCGAGTGGCTCAGAGTCACCTTGACGCTGTACAGATGAACTCACACCGGCCAATAATCCA GATTCTGCTGCACATTAGTTTCCTGTCTCCAGTCATTATTCTGCTTCTCTGGGTGAAACCTATTGCAAGAGACTTCCTGGCCAATGCACCCATGGGGAAGACTTCAATCACACT AGTTCCCAGTGCAGTATTTGACAGTGTGCGCCTGTGGATCATTGTGGGGCTGTGCGTGCTGCGCTTAGCTCTGACTCGCTATCACCTGCAGGCCTACCTCAACCTGTCTCAGAAGTGGGTGGAGCAGATGAAGAAGGAAGCAGGGCGTATCGCTGCCATTGACATTCAGAGAAAG gTTACACGCGTGTTTTGCTATCTGACTGTAGTCACTCTCCAGTATCTGGTCCCGACGTTGCTCATCCTCTTCTCCACACTGGCACTCAAGGCACTAG GGGACTTCTCCTGGGGAATGGGTGCAGAAGAGACCCCTGGTGTCACTCCAGCACTCGTGATTCCCACAGCAGCACCAGTGGTGTCTAACAGttttgatgaagatgaagaggggGTGGAGGACATGGAGGAAGACATCCAGGCCACAGTCGCTCACCTGTCGGCGACTTTCTCAGCGCTGCGTGCCGTCCTCACTCCGCTTTTCTTCCGAGGCTTCTTTGCCTTCTTAACATGGTGGGTGGCTGCCTGTCAGGTCATCAGCTCTTTGTTTGGCATCTACTTCCACCAGTACCTTATGCATAACTAA